tttgccctgcttcattctgtacttcaaggccaaattttcctgttactccaggtgtttcttgacttcctacttttgcattccagtcctcaataatgaaaaggacatctttttggggtcaccttgcttatttaacttatattcagagtacagcATAAGAAatcctggatgaatcacaaggtggaatcaagattgtcaggagaaatatcaacaacctcagttataaagatgataccaccctaatggcagaaagtgaagaggaactaaagaacatcttgatgaaagtgaaagaggagagtgaaaaagctggcttaaaacctaACATTTGAAatgctaagatcatggcatttggtcccatcacttcaaatgatggggaaacaatgaaacagtgagaaacttcattttcttgcactccaaaatcactgcagatggtgactgcagccatgaaattaaaagatacttactccttggatgaaaagctatgacaaacctagataatgtattaaaaagcagagatataactttgctgataaagtctgtatagtcaaagctatcatttttcaatagtcatgtacaaatgtattatttggaccataaagaaagctgagcaccaaagaatagatgctttcaaactgtagtgccagagaagactcttgagagtctcctggatagcaaggagatcaaaccagtcaatcctaaaagaaataaaccctgaatattcattggaaggactgatgctgtagctgaagctccaatactttggccacttgatgtgatgaactgattcattggacaagactctgatgctgagaaagatagaagggaggaggagtaggggatgatagaggatgagatggttgcttTTACTCCAGTCACACACAGGTTCAAAGGAGGACCCTGGGaaaccactctagtactcttgtctggagaatcccatagtaAGAAGTGCCTGGGTGAGCTGCAGccaatagggttgcaaagagttggacatgactgaagtgacttaacaggcaCATACCAGTCACTTCCTTTAAGCACTAACTGCTCAATTTACAAGCCAAGAAATTATTCTTGATTCTTATCTCTTTTCACTCCGTAAATTGCATCAGAAAACCCTTGGTTTGATCTTATAAAACACACcattgatttaaatttttctcttttcactgttaATGCTTACTGTGAAACATCACCTAATGTTGCCTGATTTATTGCAGTAGATTCTTGATTCACCTTTGTTCCATAACATTCATTCTCTGCAGAGCAGATGAAGTGGATGTGTAACACTGTAAGTCAGATTGTTTACTTTCTAAACAGTTTTTCTGTGCTTACACTAAAATTCCTACTCTTTAACATTGCCTGTAAAATTTTAATGCTCTGGCCTTTTCTAAACTCTCTGATAGTAGTATATACGCTTATTGTCAATGATAGAATCCACATATAATGCTCATTATTCTGATTTGAATGCATGTGAAGCTTACTCTTACCTTAGGAAGTTTGAACTTGACATCCCTTCTCCTGGCATGATTGTTGCAGGTCTCCCTTTTCATGATCAAATGCAGCTGAAATATCTCACTAGATATTTCCAGGGAATATCTCATTTAAACGGCTAAATGGTTACTTTCCAACatataattctgtattttttcacAACATTAAATGagtgctttttatatttttattgtcatttattaTTACTGGCACACACAGTAGGGAAATTTTACAAACACAGGGACCTAGTCAATATTGATCAGAAATTTAATTCCAGCACCTAGAATATAGTGCTTGAAGCAGAAAAGTCATTCAATAATTGGCATTGAATTAATGAACAGATAAAAAGGAATTATAGCCACACTTTGCTTAaagagcttttatttttgttgtaggACAATGAAAGTAAGATGCAAATTCTTGTTCCTTTTTCCTAATAGCATATTATCAAGACTTCTAAAAAGTGGGTAATTAGATTCCATTACTCAGTGTGCTCTTAGTgatcaaatatttctgaaaatctagtaaaatagatttcatttcttcttccaaaGTTTTCCTTCCAGatttattattaatagaaatgTGGTTTTACTTACTGTTTCTACCTTTTTAGAACAGCGTGTATTTGGATTTCTTAGATATTTGTACATCAGCAGTGATtgagagctggagaaggaaatgacaacccactccagtattcttgcctgggaaatccatggacagaagagcctggtggactacagtccacagggtcgcaaaaggtcagacatgactttgccactgaacaacaaaagggaTCAATAGACCTTACATTGAGAAATATtgattttgaattatttgaataTCAGAATTGGTATACTTCATGATTTGGACAAAGAGTAGGAATGTGTCACAGAGTGTGAAGAATTTTGCCAAAACACTGACAGATGGtggtaatgaaaaataataaacatccaaagttttttaagaataaaacatttaaaagggaATTCCTAACATTgtcttttattataatttcttccTAAACTGAGATTTACCAAAGTCAATCTTCTCAATGCCCCCTTCACCTCTTTGTTTCTGAGGGTGTAGATCAGAGGATTCAGGAGCGGGGTGACAATGTTGTAGAAGAGGGTGAGGAACTTGCCTTGGTCCTTGGAGGAGCTGGCTCCTGGTTGCATGTACATGTAAATAATATTTCCATAGAAAAGTGAGACCACTGTGAGATGGGAGCCACAGGTGTTGAAGGCTTTGTGCCTCCCAGAGGATGACTGAATACTTAATACAGCCCTCACAATGTAGCCATAGGAGATCAGGATAAACACTAAGGGCGACAGCACAATACCTATTGCAAGAATAAAGGCAATGCCTTCAACGGCAGCTGTATTGACACAGGCCATCCGAATTAGGGCAGGCATCTCACACAGGAAGTGGTCTACCTTCTGGTACCCACAGCGGGGTAGCCACAGGGTCATTGGAGACATGATCAAAGAGTTGGCCACCCCACAGCCCCAAGGCAAGGGACACTAAACCCAAGCATAACTGGGGATTCATGATCACCATGTAGTGCAGGGGCTTGCAGACTGCAACAAACCGGTCATATGCCATGACTGCCAGGAGTAGACATTCCACACCACCCAGACCCAGGAATAGGAAGAGCTGGATGGCACAGCCTGTGTAGCTGATGGTCTTGTCATGTCCATTTAGGTTATACAGAAGCTGAGGGATGGAGCTGGTGGTGAAACTAAGGTCCAGGAGGGAGAGGTGGgtaaggaagaagtacatgggagtGTGGAGGTAACGATCCAGCCGAGACACCAGGATGATGGTGGTGTTGCCCACAAGCGTCAGGAGATACGCGATCAAGATAACCACAAAGAGGATTCTCTCCAGATGAGGCCGATCAGAAAATCCCAAAAGGATGAAATTTCCCTGGGTGCTTTCATTGGTTACATCCATCTCTACTGCAACTcagcaaaactggaaaaaaaaaaaaataatgtacagcCTCTAACTGTTCTGTATGCCTATCATGCTAATAAACTTTGAAACTTTTAGTGAAAATATGTGACCATagcttaaaagtttaaaaataaacagagaaaaagtACATAGAAATTTTATAATCTGGCTATAGGAAAACTActtaaagcaaaacacaaaacatgaatatcatttaagaaaataagttttagtgaaaatttaaaatagaataatttttaaagagaataaaagaatagagaaaacaaaatatgctgaggaaattttcctataaaaattaaatatgaaaatcttataaatctttgagaaaataattctttttttttctttttttttctaattttattttattttaaactttacataattgtattagttttgccaaatatcaaaatgaatccgccacaggtatacatgtgttccccatcctgaaccctcctccctccccataccatccctctgggccgtcccagtgcaccagccccaagcatccagcatcgtgcatcgaacctggactggcaactcgtttcctacatgatatttacatgtttcattgccattctcccaaatcttcccaccctctccctctcccacagagtccataagactgttctatacatcagtgtctcttttgctgtctcgtacactgggttattgttaccatctttctaaattccatatatatgcgttagtatactgtatttatgtttttccttctggcttacttcactctgtataataggctccagtttcatccacctcattagaactgattcaaatgtattctttttaatggctgagtaatactccattgtgtatatgtaccacagctttcttacccattcatctgctgatggacatctaggttgcttccatgtcctggctattataaacagtgctgcgatgaacattggggtacacgtgtctctttcccttctggtttcctcagtgtgtatgcccagcagtgggattgctagatcataaggcagttctatttcaagttttttaaggaatctccacactgttctccatagtggctgtactagtttgcattcccacatgaaaagatgctcaacatcactcattatcagagaaatgcaaatcaaaaccactatgaggtatcatttcacaccagtcagaatggctgcgatccaaaagtctacaaataataaatgctggagagggtgtggagaaaagggaaccctcttacactgttggtgggaaaataattcttaaaatttagaatttgtaTATTCTTCCTTTAGATTCTGAGGTAGCTGTACCATGatacacataaagaaaaaattgcTCATTTGTACAATACCTTACCCTGGAGAGAAAGTTGGGGTGTCATTCTAAGATtaaatttacttcttttccttttctgtgaatacATTCCCTGAATGTTTCTGAAGCTGGTTGGAAGTGGTTGATAGCTATTGGCATTCATTAATCCTGATAAAGTTCAACTTCTCTGAAATTACTCCCCAAAATCTCAGACTTGATAGAACATTTTGGGGTCTCTTGTCTCTATGGTTTTTAAATACCTGGGCCAGATGTGATTTATCCACCTCTTAGATGCCACCACAGATGATGACTTCAGTTGTCCTCTATGATCAATAGAGCTTAGAAACAATGCATTACTTAGTCATATCCATAGCCCATACTTTACACAGGTTAATATAGCACCTTGTGAATGTAGCTCTTTTGAATTACTACCACTCTCTCCTCCAGATCCATGTATGAAAGATGTAGAAAATTACATCCAGGTTCATCCTACAATTCCAGTACCTGGATATTTGACTTGTATTCAGTAAAAgaaggcttcctttgtggctcagctggtaaggaatcc
The DNA window shown above is from Bos indicus x Bos taurus breed Angus x Brahman F1 hybrid chromosome 7, Bos_hybrid_MaternalHap_v2.0, whole genome shotgun sequence and carries:
- the LOC113896298 gene encoding LOW QUALITY PROTEIN: olfactory receptor 2W3-like (The sequence of the model RefSeq protein was modified relative to this genomic sequence to represent the inferred CDS: deleted 1 base in 1 codon), which codes for MDVTNESTQGNFILLGFSDRPHLERILFVVILIAYLLTLVGNTTIILVSRLDRYLHTPMYFFLTHLSLLDLSFTTSSIPQLLYNLNGHDKTISYTGCAIQLFLFLGLGGVECLLLAVMAYDRFVAVCKPLHYMVIMNPQLCLGLVSLALGLGVANSLIMSPMTLWLPRCGYQKVDHFLCEMPALIRMACVNTAAVEGIAFILAIGIVLSPLVFILISYGYIVRAVLSIQSSSGRHKAFNTCGSHLTVVSLFYGNIIYMYMQPGASSSKDQGKFLTLFYNIVTPLLNPLIYTLRNKEVKGALRRLTLVNLSLGRNYNKRQC